In Aptenodytes patagonicus chromosome 12, bAptPat1.pri.cur, whole genome shotgun sequence, a genomic segment contains:
- the LOC143166129 gene encoding E3 ubiquitin/ISG15 ligase TRIM25-like isoform X1 — protein sequence MAKAREEFGGGASLEDELSCPICLCLYRNPVSLSCGHSFCKQCVQKALGAQQQSKAPYSCPMCKLQLGPILELQKNFQLCSIVEAFLATTSKGQQGKGSAEEKKELVPCDFCLDWSQPAVKTCLICDASLCQAHLNKHNSKASQRDHILVEVGAGSVAEERRCLEHGRLLECYCQDEGQYICMLCSIAGCHKGHSIITLKEAHDKQLGELSNIVGWLQERKSALVTALEELQKSENQLKTNTKTVTSQLQKLFEEMKTEMIQKEKKILTDIRSNEKKQLADITKVKKEMEQRRDEAAQHLQSLQKMREQTDIFIFFKEFKLAMDRIASQNFSSRSMDVVVVQMDQARINHCRHLMWDFMSHQDSLLQGVHSELTNQIKWNSGASDTGTSSNSDNGWRAQEACDAVSEASPACVFLRHKSHGKGQRTSEWQM from the exons ATGGCAAAAGCTAGGGAAGAATTTGGAGGGGGTGCCAGCCTGGAGGATGAACTGAGCTGTCCCATCTGCCTGTGTCTGTACAGGAACCCAGTGTCACTGAGCTGCGGTCACAGCTTCTGCAAGCAGTGTGTCCAGAAGGCGCTCGGTGCCCAGCAGCAATCCAAGGCCCCTTATTCCTGCCCCATGTGCAAACTCCAGCTGGGGCCCATCCTGGAGCTACAGAAGAATTTCCAGCTGTGCAGCATTGTGGAGGCATTTCTGGCCACCACTTCCAAAGGACAACAGGGCAAGGGCTCtgcagaggagaagaaggagttAGTTCCCTGTGACTTCTGCCTGGATTGGTCCCAGCCAGCGGTGAAAACCTGCCTGATCTGCGATGCGTCTTTGTGCCAGGCCCATCTGAACAAACACAACTCCAAGGCTTCCCAGCGGGACCACATCCTGGTGGAGGTGGGCGCAGGCAGCGTGGCAGAGGAGAGGAGGTGCCTGGAGCACGGCAGGCTGCTGGAGTGCTACTGCCAGGACGAGGGGCAGTACATCTGCATGCTCTGCTCTATTGCGGGGTGCCACAAGGGCCACAGCATCATCACCCTGAAGGAGGCACATGACAAACAGCTG GGTGAACTCTCGAACATCGTGGGGTGGCTGCAGGAACGTAAAAGTGCTTTAGTGACCGCCCTAGAAGAGCTTCAGAAAAGTGAGAATCAGCTCAAG ACCAATACGAAAACAGTGACTTCTCAGCTGCAAAAGCTGTTTGAAGAGATGAAGACAGAGATGATTCAGAAAGAGAAGAAGATCCTGACTGACATTCGATCCAATGAGAAAAAACAACTGGCAGACATTACCAAAGTGAAGAAGGAAATGGAACAGAGGAGAGATGAGGCTGCACAGCATCTTCAGTCTTTGCAGAAGATGAGAGAGCAAACAGATATTTTCATCTTCTTCAAA GAATTTAAACTGGCCATGGACAG GATTGCGAGTCAGAatttcagcagcaggagcatGGATGTGGTGGTAGTGCAGATGGATCAGGCCAGGATCAACCACTGCCGACACCTGATGTGGGACTTCATGAGTCACCAGGACTCGCTGCTGCAAGGCGTGCACA gTGAACTCACCAACCAAATTAAGTGGAACAG TGGGGCTTCAGATACCGGTACCTCTTCAAACT CTGATAATGGATGGAGAGCACAAGAGGCATGTGATGCAG TAAGTGAAGCTTCTCCAGCTTGTGTATTCCTACGGCACAAAAGCCACGGGAAGGGTCAGCGAACTTCAGAATGGCAGATGTGA
- the LOC143166129 gene encoding E3 ubiquitin/ISG15 ligase TRIM25-like isoform X2, whose product MAKAREEFGGGASLEDELSCPICLCLYRNPVSLSCGHSFCKQCVQKALGAQQQSKAPYSCPMCKLQLGPILELQKNFQLCSIVEAFLATTSKGQQGKGSAEEKKELVPCDFCLDWSQPAVKTCLICDASLCQAHLNKHNSKASQRDHILVEVGAGSVAEERRCLEHGRLLECYCQDEGQYICMLCSIAGCHKGHSIITLKEAHDKQLGELSNIVGWLQERKSALVTALEELQKSENQLKTNTKTVTSQLQKLFEEMKTEMIQKEKKILTDIRSNEKKQLADITKVKKEMEQRRDEAAQHLQSLQKMREQTDIFIFFKEFKLAMDRIASQNFSSRSMDVVVVQMDQARINHCRHLMWDFMSHQDSLLQGVHSELTNQIKWNSGASDTGTSSNYTFEKPEKKFSFSNNSCS is encoded by the exons ATGGCAAAAGCTAGGGAAGAATTTGGAGGGGGTGCCAGCCTGGAGGATGAACTGAGCTGTCCCATCTGCCTGTGTCTGTACAGGAACCCAGTGTCACTGAGCTGCGGTCACAGCTTCTGCAAGCAGTGTGTCCAGAAGGCGCTCGGTGCCCAGCAGCAATCCAAGGCCCCTTATTCCTGCCCCATGTGCAAACTCCAGCTGGGGCCCATCCTGGAGCTACAGAAGAATTTCCAGCTGTGCAGCATTGTGGAGGCATTTCTGGCCACCACTTCCAAAGGACAACAGGGCAAGGGCTCtgcagaggagaagaaggagttAGTTCCCTGTGACTTCTGCCTGGATTGGTCCCAGCCAGCGGTGAAAACCTGCCTGATCTGCGATGCGTCTTTGTGCCAGGCCCATCTGAACAAACACAACTCCAAGGCTTCCCAGCGGGACCACATCCTGGTGGAGGTGGGCGCAGGCAGCGTGGCAGAGGAGAGGAGGTGCCTGGAGCACGGCAGGCTGCTGGAGTGCTACTGCCAGGACGAGGGGCAGTACATCTGCATGCTCTGCTCTATTGCGGGGTGCCACAAGGGCCACAGCATCATCACCCTGAAGGAGGCACATGACAAACAGCTG GGTGAACTCTCGAACATCGTGGGGTGGCTGCAGGAACGTAAAAGTGCTTTAGTGACCGCCCTAGAAGAGCTTCAGAAAAGTGAGAATCAGCTCAAG ACCAATACGAAAACAGTGACTTCTCAGCTGCAAAAGCTGTTTGAAGAGATGAAGACAGAGATGATTCAGAAAGAGAAGAAGATCCTGACTGACATTCGATCCAATGAGAAAAAACAACTGGCAGACATTACCAAAGTGAAGAAGGAAATGGAACAGAGGAGAGATGAGGCTGCACAGCATCTTCAGTCTTTGCAGAAGATGAGAGAGCAAACAGATATTTTCATCTTCTTCAAA GAATTTAAACTGGCCATGGACAG GATTGCGAGTCAGAatttcagcagcaggagcatGGATGTGGTGGTAGTGCAGATGGATCAGGCCAGGATCAACCACTGCCGACACCTGATGTGGGACTTCATGAGTCACCAGGACTCGCTGCTGCAAGGCGTGCACA gTGAACTCACCAACCAAATTAAGTGGAACAG TGGGGCTTCAGATACCGGTACCTCTTCAAACT ACACATttgaaaaaccagaaaaaaagttttctttttccaataaTTCATGTAGCTGA
- the LOC143165963 gene encoding sulfate transporter-like isoform X1 — translation MCCLNVINAGALEMAAMAEFNNVRSVAEMPEGDDAKRSFHHRMFLEPQEKKRSMKALVVKQAKKTCSCTPAKVKDYVFSFFPVLQWLPKYKLREYLLGDIMSGVIVGVLLVPQSIAYSLLAGQEPIYGLYTSFFASIIYFIFGTSRHISVGIFGVICLMVGQVVDREIQRAGYDLEPAALSVLTDTAAYVNTTILPVNQTSQKLLCDKSCYAITVGATMTFIAGVYQVAMGFFQVGFVSVYLSDSLLSGFVTGASFTIVTSQAKYLLGLDIPRSSGIGSLIATWINIFRNIHKTNICDLITSFLCFLVLIPTKELNEHFKSRLKAPIPVELVVIVAATLASHFGKLRETYGSSVAGHIPTGFLPPRPPDWNLIPNVALDAIPIAIIGFAITVSLSEMFAKKHGYSVKANQEMYAIGFCNIIPSFFHCFITSAALAKTLVKESTGCRTQMSGMVTSLVILLVLLVIAPLFYSLQKCVLAVITIVNLRGALRKFKDLPKMWHLSRVDTVIWLVTMAASALISTEIGLLVGVCFSMLCVIFRTQRPEAPLLGWVAESETYESLSAYKNLQTKPGIVVFRFEAPLYYINKECFKSTLYKQTGVNPVWVKAAKKKAAKRMLREKEVDSGGNQTSISMDFVSESLGFHTIVIDCCAVQFLDTAGIRTLKEVCKDYREIGVQVLLAQCNPSVRSSLIRGEFFKEGEDHLLFHSVHQAVDFALGAQGHSGTSASKN, via the exons ATGTGTTGCTTAAACGTGATAAATGCG GGAGCCCTTGAGATGGCAGCAATGGCAGAATTCAACAACGTTCGTTCAGTGGCTGAAATGCCAGAAGGAGACGATGCTAAACGTAGTTTCCATCACAGAATGTTCTTGGAACCCCAAGAGAAGAAGAGGAGCATGAAGGCTCTGGTGGTTAAGCAAGCAAAGAAAACTTGCAGCTGCACTCCAGCCAAAGTTAAAGACtatgttttcagtttctttcctgtCTTGCAGTGGCTTCCTAAATACAAGCTAAGAGAGTACCTACTGGGAGACATAATGTCTGGTGTGATTGTGGGTGTCTTACTAGTCCCACAGTCAATTGCCTATTCTCTCTTGGCTGGGCAGGAGCCTATTTATGGCCTTTATACATCCTTTTTTGCTAgcattatttatttcatatttggaaCCTCCCGCCACATCTCAGTTGGCATCTTCGGTGTGATTTGCCTGATGGTGGGACAAGTGGTGGATCGTGAAATACAGAGAGCTGGCTATGACTTAGAGCCAGCTGCGCTCAGTGTCCTCACAGATACAGCAGCATATGTAAACACCACCATTTTGCCTGTGAATCAGACATCGCAGAAGCTGCTCTGTGATAAAAGCTGCTATGCAATTACAGTGGGAGCCACCATGACCTTCATAGCTGGAGTTTATCAG GTGGCCATGGGTTTCTTTCAAGTGGGCTTTGTCTCAGTGTACCTCTCCGATTCGTTGCTGAGTGGATTTGTCACGGGTGCCTCCTTTACCATCGTAACCTCACAAGCCAAGTACCTCCTGGGCCTAGACATTCCACGGAGCAGTGGCATCGGCTCCCTCATAGCCACATGGATAAACATCTTCAGAAACATACACAAGACCAACATCTGTGATCTCATCACTAGCTTCTTGTGCTTTCTTGTACTTATCCCAACCAAAGAgcttaatgaacattttaaatcCAGGCTCAAGGCTCCAATACCAGTTGAACTAGTCGTGATTGTGGCAGCTACTCTGGCATCTCACTttgggaagctgagagagactTACGGCTCAAGCGTTGCTGGACACATCCCAACTGGGTTTCTGCCACCCCGCCCTCCAGACTGGAACCTGATTCCTAATGTGGCTTTGGATGCTATCCCCATAGCTATTATTGGCTTTGCCATCACTGTTTCCCTCTCAGAAATGTTTGCCAAGAAGCATGGTTACTCTGTGAAGGCCAACCAGGAGATGTATGCCATTGGCTTCTGCAACATCATTCCCTCTTTCTTCCATTGCTTCATAACAAGCGCAGCTCTTGCCAAGACTCTTGTCAAAGAGTCCACAGGCTGTAGGACACAAATGTCTGGCATGGTGACTAGTTTGGTAATCCTATTAGTTCTTCTTGTGATTGCACCTTTATTTTATTCCCTTCAGAAATGTGTCCTTGCTGTCATAACTATTGTAAACCTCAGAGGAGCCCTGCGGAAGTTCAAGGACCTGCCAAAAATGTGGCATTTGAGCAGAGTGGACACAGTGATCTGGCTAGTTACTATGGCAGCCTCAGCACTCATCAGTACTGAGATTGGTCTTTTGGTTGGTGTTTGCTTCTCTATGCTCTGCGTCATTTTCCGAACTCAGAGACCAGAGGCACCGCTGCTTGGCTGGGTGGCAGAGTCTGAAACGTATGAATCCCTGTCTGCTTACAAGAACTTGCAGACCAAGCCAGGAATCGTGGTGTTCCGTTTTGAAGCACCCCTCTACTACATCAACAAAGAGTGCTTTAAATCCACCCTGTACAAGCAAACTGGGGTCAACCCAGTCTGGGTGAAGgcagcaaagaaaaaggcagcaaaaagaatGCTTAGAGAGAAAGAGGTGGATTCTGGTGGCAACCAGACCAGCATCTCCATGGATTTTGTCTCTGAATCTCTGGGGTTTCACACAATAGTGATTGACTGTTGTGCAGTACAGTTTCTGGACACGGCAGGAATACGCACGCTCAAAGAAGTCTGCAAGGACTACAGGGAGATAGGTGTCCAGGTGCTACTGGCCCAGTGCAATCCTTCAGTGAGGAGTTCCCTGATCCGAGGAGAATTCTTTAAAGAGGGGGAGGACCACCTTCTCTTCCACAGTGTGCACCAGGCTGTGGACTTCGCGTTGGGTGCACAGGGGCACAGTGGGACCAGTGCTTCTAAGAACTAG
- the LOC143165963 gene encoding sulfate transporter-like isoform X2, producing the protein MAAMAEFNNVRSVAEMPEGDDAKRSFHHRMFLEPQEKKRSMKALVVKQAKKTCSCTPAKVKDYVFSFFPVLQWLPKYKLREYLLGDIMSGVIVGVLLVPQSIAYSLLAGQEPIYGLYTSFFASIIYFIFGTSRHISVGIFGVICLMVGQVVDREIQRAGYDLEPAALSVLTDTAAYVNTTILPVNQTSQKLLCDKSCYAITVGATMTFIAGVYQVAMGFFQVGFVSVYLSDSLLSGFVTGASFTIVTSQAKYLLGLDIPRSSGIGSLIATWINIFRNIHKTNICDLITSFLCFLVLIPTKELNEHFKSRLKAPIPVELVVIVAATLASHFGKLRETYGSSVAGHIPTGFLPPRPPDWNLIPNVALDAIPIAIIGFAITVSLSEMFAKKHGYSVKANQEMYAIGFCNIIPSFFHCFITSAALAKTLVKESTGCRTQMSGMVTSLVILLVLLVIAPLFYSLQKCVLAVITIVNLRGALRKFKDLPKMWHLSRVDTVIWLVTMAASALISTEIGLLVGVCFSMLCVIFRTQRPEAPLLGWVAESETYESLSAYKNLQTKPGIVVFRFEAPLYYINKECFKSTLYKQTGVNPVWVKAAKKKAAKRMLREKEVDSGGNQTSISMDFVSESLGFHTIVIDCCAVQFLDTAGIRTLKEVCKDYREIGVQVLLAQCNPSVRSSLIRGEFFKEGEDHLLFHSVHQAVDFALGAQGHSGTSASKN; encoded by the exons ATGGCAGCAATGGCAGAATTCAACAACGTTCGTTCAGTGGCTGAAATGCCAGAAGGAGACGATGCTAAACGTAGTTTCCATCACAGAATGTTCTTGGAACCCCAAGAGAAGAAGAGGAGCATGAAGGCTCTGGTGGTTAAGCAAGCAAAGAAAACTTGCAGCTGCACTCCAGCCAAAGTTAAAGACtatgttttcagtttctttcctgtCTTGCAGTGGCTTCCTAAATACAAGCTAAGAGAGTACCTACTGGGAGACATAATGTCTGGTGTGATTGTGGGTGTCTTACTAGTCCCACAGTCAATTGCCTATTCTCTCTTGGCTGGGCAGGAGCCTATTTATGGCCTTTATACATCCTTTTTTGCTAgcattatttatttcatatttggaaCCTCCCGCCACATCTCAGTTGGCATCTTCGGTGTGATTTGCCTGATGGTGGGACAAGTGGTGGATCGTGAAATACAGAGAGCTGGCTATGACTTAGAGCCAGCTGCGCTCAGTGTCCTCACAGATACAGCAGCATATGTAAACACCACCATTTTGCCTGTGAATCAGACATCGCAGAAGCTGCTCTGTGATAAAAGCTGCTATGCAATTACAGTGGGAGCCACCATGACCTTCATAGCTGGAGTTTATCAG GTGGCCATGGGTTTCTTTCAAGTGGGCTTTGTCTCAGTGTACCTCTCCGATTCGTTGCTGAGTGGATTTGTCACGGGTGCCTCCTTTACCATCGTAACCTCACAAGCCAAGTACCTCCTGGGCCTAGACATTCCACGGAGCAGTGGCATCGGCTCCCTCATAGCCACATGGATAAACATCTTCAGAAACATACACAAGACCAACATCTGTGATCTCATCACTAGCTTCTTGTGCTTTCTTGTACTTATCCCAACCAAAGAgcttaatgaacattttaaatcCAGGCTCAAGGCTCCAATACCAGTTGAACTAGTCGTGATTGTGGCAGCTACTCTGGCATCTCACTttgggaagctgagagagactTACGGCTCAAGCGTTGCTGGACACATCCCAACTGGGTTTCTGCCACCCCGCCCTCCAGACTGGAACCTGATTCCTAATGTGGCTTTGGATGCTATCCCCATAGCTATTATTGGCTTTGCCATCACTGTTTCCCTCTCAGAAATGTTTGCCAAGAAGCATGGTTACTCTGTGAAGGCCAACCAGGAGATGTATGCCATTGGCTTCTGCAACATCATTCCCTCTTTCTTCCATTGCTTCATAACAAGCGCAGCTCTTGCCAAGACTCTTGTCAAAGAGTCCACAGGCTGTAGGACACAAATGTCTGGCATGGTGACTAGTTTGGTAATCCTATTAGTTCTTCTTGTGATTGCACCTTTATTTTATTCCCTTCAGAAATGTGTCCTTGCTGTCATAACTATTGTAAACCTCAGAGGAGCCCTGCGGAAGTTCAAGGACCTGCCAAAAATGTGGCATTTGAGCAGAGTGGACACAGTGATCTGGCTAGTTACTATGGCAGCCTCAGCACTCATCAGTACTGAGATTGGTCTTTTGGTTGGTGTTTGCTTCTCTATGCTCTGCGTCATTTTCCGAACTCAGAGACCAGAGGCACCGCTGCTTGGCTGGGTGGCAGAGTCTGAAACGTATGAATCCCTGTCTGCTTACAAGAACTTGCAGACCAAGCCAGGAATCGTGGTGTTCCGTTTTGAAGCACCCCTCTACTACATCAACAAAGAGTGCTTTAAATCCACCCTGTACAAGCAAACTGGGGTCAACCCAGTCTGGGTGAAGgcagcaaagaaaaaggcagcaaaaagaatGCTTAGAGAGAAAGAGGTGGATTCTGGTGGCAACCAGACCAGCATCTCCATGGATTTTGTCTCTGAATCTCTGGGGTTTCACACAATAGTGATTGACTGTTGTGCAGTACAGTTTCTGGACACGGCAGGAATACGCACGCTCAAAGAAGTCTGCAAGGACTACAGGGAGATAGGTGTCCAGGTGCTACTGGCCCAGTGCAATCCTTCAGTGAGGAGTTCCCTGATCCGAGGAGAATTCTTTAAAGAGGGGGAGGACCACCTTCTCTTCCACAGTGTGCACCAGGCTGTGGACTTCGCGTTGGGTGCACAGGGGCACAGTGGGACCAGTGCTTCTAAGAACTAG